In Merismopedia glauca CCAP 1448/3, the following are encoded in one genomic region:
- a CDS encoding RNA ligase family protein: MSIFKVEVVQIETINKHPNADRLEIATLQGMAYQVITASGNLKSGDLAFYFPIDSVIPEAYLDEFGIRSYYSKKLRAAKLRGIFSEGLLIPVGEKFTCTIGDDYTEHFGVTKYEYPIPQSMGGNVENAIAHRQFPSPEHLKRYPDVLIEGEEIVITEKIHGTNFTVWMDKEGIPHIGSHNYFWKNDETNKNSVYIRAYQENVALQKLPANVQVFGEVYGVQDIKYGLNNGKIGLALFAVRQGQTFLNYSDFVAFCEEFNLPRVPVLYIGKYSWDAVSQFNNADSVLYPKCLMEGVIVQPIIERTDRHIGRVALKLLSDRYLLRKEGTELH; this comes from the coding sequence ATGAGCATTTTTAAAGTAGAAGTAGTCCAAATCGAAACCATCAACAAACATCCCAATGCCGATCGCCTAGAAATTGCTACCCTCCAAGGCATGGCATACCAAGTCATTACGGCAAGCGGTAATTTAAAGTCTGGAGATTTAGCTTTTTACTTTCCGATTGATAGCGTTATTCCTGAAGCTTATTTAGACGAATTTGGCATTCGTTCTTACTACAGCAAAAAACTCCGTGCAGCTAAACTCAGAGGTATATTTTCTGAAGGATTGCTAATCCCTGTCGGCGAAAAATTTACTTGTACAATTGGCGATGACTACACCGAACATTTCGGTGTAACCAAATACGAATATCCTATTCCTCAAAGTATGGGTGGAAACGTAGAAAATGCGATCGCCCATCGCCAATTCCCCAGTCCCGAACACCTCAAACGCTACCCTGATGTTTTGATTGAAGGAGAAGAGATTGTAATAACTGAAAAGATCCACGGCACTAACTTTACCGTCTGGATGGATAAAGAAGGCATTCCTCACATTGGGAGTCATAACTACTTTTGGAAAAACGATGAAACTAACAAAAACTCAGTTTACATCCGCGCCTACCAAGAGAATGTCGCTTTACAAAAACTTCCTGCGAACGTTCAAGTTTTCGGAGAAGTTTATGGAGTTCAAGATATCAAATATGGTTTGAACAACGGCAAAATTGGACTTGCTTTATTTGCAGTTCGCCAAGGACAAACATTTCTAAACTATTCAGATTTTGTGGCTTTCTGTGAAGAATTCAACCTACCTAGAGTACCCGTACTTTATATAGGCAAATACAGTTGGGATGCAGTAAGTCAATTCAACAACGCCGATAGCGTACTTTACCCCAAATGTTTGATGGAAGGTGTCATTGTTCAACCAATAATTGAACGCACTGATCGCCATATTGGTAGAGTAGCTTTAAAATTGCTGAGCGATCGCTATTTGCTCCGCAAAGAAGGCACTGAATTGCATTAA